The Actinocatenispora sera genome has a window encoding:
- a CDS encoding HAD-IB family hydrolase gives MSEPTGSAGDCRDRAAVMAIDLPGRAQVADDHSGEHVGTGGEARRLAGAHVLLTGATGFLGQATLEKLLSDYPDTRVSVLIRRKGSTPAAQRLDSMLRKPVFNTWRERVGDEEAARIAAERVDVVEGDLGGNPPSLPDDLDVVIHCASTVSFDPPIDEAFRTNVSGVVNLYQAIAATGTSPHVVHISTAYVAGARKGVVPEASLDHTVDWQTELASALAARDEVERDSRRPEALRKALAEAREEHGKAGPQSAALAAEEARKEWVSKRLIDYGRLRAQSLGWPDVYTFTKALGERAAEQLWAGAGHRLTVVRPAIVESALKYPFPGWIDGFKMADPIILAYGRGVLQEFPGLPDGVLDVIPVDLVVNATLAAATAPTQPGEAQYFHVGSGHSNPLPIREMYRTIREYFEAHPMPDGGRGEIKVPLWTFPGSQAVERLLRTGERATGFAESALLKMPASPRTRDWMTKVHRKQRELEFLRKYSDLYGVYTEAEVIYTDDRLLALHESLPADERERHGFDPRVIDWTYYLEDVHYPAITAAMRAIGSRPRSRTVAKRETLPERTDAVAVFDLEGTVIASNMIEAYLWARLAGRPKSGWVGELADLATSMPKYLRAERRDRGDFVRTFLRRYEGADEQALRRIVADRLGDTLLARALPEAVRQIRRHKAAGHRTLLITGAIDILVEPLNGLFDDIVASRLHVVDGRFTGYLDGPPLVGEARAAFLRRYARLNGFDLGKSYAYGDSFSDRPLLEAVGNPNAVNPDPKLYRHAKRKKWTVREWGKHTRGPVEALMDGSRDSLLAGSWGQAAVLPTGTSTTALPGAPVRSLPAGGSEVTR, from the coding sequence GTGTCGGAGCCGACGGGATCGGCCGGCGACTGCCGGGACCGGGCCGCGGTGATGGCGATCGATCTGCCGGGGAGGGCGCAGGTGGCGGACGACCACAGCGGCGAGCACGTCGGTACGGGCGGGGAAGCTCGCCGGTTGGCCGGTGCGCACGTCTTGCTCACCGGGGCGACCGGCTTCCTGGGTCAGGCGACCCTGGAGAAGCTGCTGTCCGACTATCCGGACACGCGGGTCTCGGTGCTGATCCGGCGCAAGGGCAGCACGCCCGCCGCGCAGCGACTGGACAGCATGCTGCGCAAGCCGGTGTTCAACACCTGGCGCGAGCGGGTCGGCGACGAGGAGGCGGCCCGGATCGCGGCCGAACGCGTCGACGTGGTCGAGGGCGACCTGGGCGGCAACCCGCCGAGCCTGCCGGACGATCTGGACGTGGTGATTCACTGCGCGTCCACGGTGTCGTTCGACCCACCGATCGACGAGGCGTTCCGGACCAACGTGTCCGGCGTGGTCAACCTGTACCAGGCGATCGCGGCGACCGGCACCAGCCCGCACGTGGTGCACATCTCGACCGCGTACGTCGCCGGCGCCCGCAAGGGCGTGGTGCCCGAGGCGTCGCTGGATCACACCGTCGACTGGCAGACCGAGCTCGCCTCGGCGCTGGCCGCGCGCGACGAGGTGGAGCGCGACTCGCGCCGGCCGGAGGCGCTGCGCAAGGCGCTCGCCGAGGCCCGCGAGGAGCACGGCAAGGCCGGCCCGCAGTCGGCCGCGCTGGCCGCCGAGGAGGCCCGCAAGGAGTGGGTGTCCAAGCGGCTGATCGACTACGGCCGGCTGCGCGCGCAGAGCCTCGGCTGGCCGGACGTGTACACGTTCACCAAGGCGCTGGGCGAGCGCGCCGCGGAGCAGCTGTGGGCCGGCGCCGGCCACCGGCTGACCGTGGTGCGACCGGCGATCGTGGAAAGTGCCCTGAAGTACCCGTTCCCGGGGTGGATCGACGGCTTCAAGATGGCCGACCCGATCATCCTGGCGTACGGGCGGGGTGTGTTGCAGGAGTTCCCCGGCCTGCCGGACGGCGTGCTCGACGTGATCCCGGTCGACCTGGTCGTCAACGCCACGCTGGCCGCCGCGACCGCACCGACGCAGCCGGGCGAGGCACAGTACTTCCACGTCGGGTCCGGGCACTCCAACCCGCTGCCGATCCGGGAGATGTACCGGACCATCCGGGAGTACTTCGAGGCGCACCCGATGCCCGACGGCGGGCGCGGCGAGATCAAGGTGCCGCTCTGGACGTTCCCCGGCTCGCAGGCGGTCGAGCGGCTGCTGCGCACCGGCGAGCGGGCGACCGGTTTCGCCGAGTCCGCGCTGCTGAAGATGCCGGCGTCGCCGCGCACCCGCGACTGGATGACCAAGGTCCACCGCAAGCAGCGCGAGCTGGAGTTCCTGCGCAAGTACTCCGATCTCTACGGGGTGTACACCGAGGCCGAGGTCATCTACACCGACGACCGGCTGCTCGCGCTGCACGAGTCGCTGCCGGCCGACGAGCGGGAGCGGCACGGCTTCGATCCGCGCGTCATCGACTGGACCTACTACCTCGAGGACGTGCACTACCCGGCGATCACCGCGGCGATGCGGGCGATCGGGTCGCGGCCCCGCTCGCGTACCGTCGCCAAGCGCGAGACGCTGCCGGAGCGCACCGATGCGGTCGCGGTGTTCGACCTCGAGGGCACGGTCATCGCCTCGAACATGATCGAGGCGTACCTGTGGGCCCGGCTCGCCGGCCGACCGAAGTCCGGCTGGGTGGGCGAGCTGGCCGACCTGGCCACCTCGATGCCGAAGTACCTGCGCGCCGAGCGGCGCGACCGGGGCGACTTCGTCCGCACCTTCCTGCGCCGCTACGAGGGCGCCGACGAGCAGGCGCTGCGCCGGATCGTCGCGGACCGGCTCGGTGACACGCTTCTGGCCCGGGCGCTGCCGGAGGCGGTCCGGCAGATCCGCAGGCACAAGGCCGCCGGGCATCGCACGCTGCTGATCACCGGCGCGATCGACATCCTGGTCGAACCGCTGAACGGGCTGTTCGACGACATCGTGGCGAGCCGGTTGCACGTGGTGGACGGCCGGTTCACCGGCTACCTGGACGGGCCGCCGCTGGTCGGCGAGGCGCGGGCGGCGTTCCTGCGCCGCTACGCCCGGCTCAACGGGTTCGACCTCGGCAAGTCGTACGCCTACGGCGACAGCTTCTCCGACCGACCGCTGCTCGAGGCGGTCGGCAACCCGAACGCGGTCAACCCCGACCCGAAGCTGTACCGGCATGCGAAGCGGAAGAAGTGGACAGTGCGCGAGTGGGGTAAGCACACCCGCGGCCCGGTGGAGGCGCTGATGGACGGCAGTCGCGACAGCCTGCTCGCGGGCAGCTGGGGGCAGGCGGCGGTGTTGCCGACCGGGACGAGCACGACCGCGCTGCCGGGTGCGCCGGTCCGCTCGCTGCCCGCCGGCGGGTCGGAGGTGACCCGGTGA
- a CDS encoding zinc-dependent alcohol dehydrogenase encodes MILALEYHRSAARYIATRTATGTKLGGRMAGLLVGNMAPLRLTNKSEPRRPSDEWTRLKPLLSGICGSDLGLLSGSNSPYLSPMISTPFVPGHEVVAETMDELPGLPKGSRVVMDPVLSCRPRGVEPCIWCATGRESRCDRITGGAVSSGLQTGFCGDTGGGWSKQFVAHASQLHPVPDELSNERAVLVEPIACAVHSVRRVHVPAGASVLLIGAGTVGLFTLLALREFTQAGPIYVVAKHRHQRERALQLGATEVFEPKRAARALRRATGGSLQHPQMGADFLLGGADIAFECTGGAGGLTSALRMVRAGGTVVASGIPASGVDLTPLWYRELSLVGAYASDHGGPEKVTDDVPNAAEERTRADGRDGDFAEAMALAGTAPLDGYVDAVYSLSQWRDAIGHAFAAGRLGTVKVAFAPGQQ; translated from the coding sequence GTGATCCTGGCGCTGGAATACCACCGCTCCGCGGCCCGGTACATCGCGACCCGCACCGCGACCGGCACCAAGCTCGGCGGCCGGATGGCCGGCCTGCTCGTCGGCAACATGGCGCCGCTGCGGCTGACCAACAAGTCCGAGCCGCGCCGGCCCAGCGACGAGTGGACCCGGCTCAAGCCGCTGCTGTCCGGCATCTGCGGCTCGGACCTGGGGCTGCTGTCCGGCTCGAACTCGCCCTACCTGTCGCCGATGATCTCGACGCCGTTCGTGCCCGGGCACGAGGTCGTCGCGGAGACCATGGACGAGCTGCCCGGCCTGCCGAAGGGCAGCCGGGTGGTGATGGACCCGGTGCTGTCCTGCCGGCCGCGCGGCGTCGAGCCGTGCATCTGGTGCGCCACCGGCCGCGAGTCGCGCTGCGACCGGATCACCGGCGGCGCGGTCTCCTCCGGGTTGCAGACCGGGTTCTGCGGCGACACCGGCGGCGGCTGGAGCAAGCAGTTCGTGGCGCACGCGAGCCAGCTGCACCCGGTACCGGACGAGCTGAGCAACGAGCGCGCGGTGCTGGTCGAGCCGATCGCGTGCGCCGTGCACTCGGTCCGCCGGGTACACGTACCGGCCGGCGCCTCGGTACTGCTGATCGGCGCCGGCACGGTCGGCCTGTTCACCCTGCTGGCGCTGCGCGAGTTCACCCAGGCCGGCCCGATCTACGTCGTCGCCAAGCACCGCCACCAGCGGGAGCGCGCGCTGCAGCTGGGCGCCACCGAGGTGTTCGAGCCGAAGCGGGCGGCGCGGGCGCTGCGCCGCGCCACCGGCGGTTCGTTGCAACACCCGCAGATGGGTGCGGACTTCCTGCTCGGCGGCGCGGACATCGCGTTCGAGTGCACCGGCGGGGCCGGCGGCCTGACCTCCGCGCTGCGGATGGTGCGCGCCGGCGGCACCGTGGTCGCCTCCGGCATCCCGGCGAGCGGCGTCGACCTGACCCCGCTGTGGTACCGGGAGCTGAGCCTGGTCGGCGCCTACGCCTCCGACCACGGCGGCCCGGAGAAGGTCACCGACGACGTGCCGAACGCGGCCGAGGAGCGCACCCGCGCCGATGGCCGGGACGGCGACTTCGCCGAGGCGATGGCGCTCGCCGGAACCGCGCCGCTGGACGGTTACGTGGACGCGGTCTACTCGCTGAGCCAGTGGCGGGACGCGATCGGGCACGCCTTCGCGGCGGGCCGGCTCGGTACCGTCAAGGTCGCCTTCGCCCCGGGCCAGCAGTGA
- a CDS encoding lactate racemase domain-containing protein: MSRPGFVLEVDERTPPLLIHQGEGFRLENLPLGSKVIYGPDPLPGLRDVNAAIRHALLHPHGMEPLPELLKPGMKLTIAFDDISLPLPQMQTPDIRQRILEHVLELAARKGVNDVELVAANALHRRMTPSELKRAVGERVFRAFFPEHLRNHDAEDKDNMVHLGKTDHGEDVELNKRAMESDLLIYVNINLTPMSGGPKSVSVGLAGYNSLRHHHNSHVLKHSRSFNDPPNSAMHHSYNRMADLLGGHVKVFTIETSVNSESFPSAMGFLNKREWEWNLKDQASYLAVKRANEMLPTKMRRKVWQSQYAPYKMTGINAGAPSEVHPLTMAKVHEQQRVEVNGQADIGIFGVPFICPYNVNSIMNPILVTSMGLGYQFNMYLNKPIVRQGGVGIFYHPMPNEFHPVHHPSYIDFFEEVLAETTDPAQLEAKYEKQFATDEWYIHLYRNSYAYHGVHPFYMWYWASHAMDHLGDVIFVGADRKTAARLGFRTATTLGDALEMAKHTVGSSPEISYLHMPPLTLADVR, from the coding sequence GTGAGCAGGCCAGGGTTCGTACTTGAGGTCGATGAGCGGACCCCACCGCTGCTGATCCACCAGGGCGAGGGGTTCCGGCTGGAAAATCTGCCGCTGGGCAGCAAGGTCATCTACGGGCCGGATCCGCTGCCCGGGCTGCGGGACGTGAACGCCGCGATCCGGCACGCGCTGCTGCACCCGCACGGCATGGAGCCGCTGCCCGAGCTGCTGAAGCCGGGCATGAAGCTGACGATCGCGTTCGACGACATCTCGCTGCCGTTGCCGCAGATGCAGACCCCGGACATCCGGCAGCGCATCCTCGAGCACGTGCTGGAGCTGGCCGCGCGCAAGGGCGTCAACGACGTCGAGCTGGTCGCGGCGAACGCGCTGCACCGGCGGATGACGCCGAGCGAGCTGAAGCGGGCGGTCGGCGAGCGGGTGTTCCGCGCGTTCTTCCCCGAGCACCTGCGCAACCACGACGCCGAGGACAAGGACAACATGGTCCACCTCGGCAAGACCGACCACGGTGAGGACGTGGAGCTCAACAAGCGGGCGATGGAGTCCGACCTGTTGATCTACGTCAACATCAACCTGACCCCGATGTCCGGTGGCCCGAAGTCGGTGTCGGTGGGCCTGGCCGGCTACAACAGCCTGCGCCACCACCACAACTCGCACGTGCTGAAGCACTCGCGGTCGTTCAACGACCCGCCGAACTCGGCGATGCACCACTCGTACAACCGGATGGCCGACCTGCTCGGCGGGCACGTCAAGGTGTTCACCATCGAGACGAGCGTCAACAGCGAGTCGTTCCCGTCCGCGATGGGCTTCCTGAACAAGCGCGAGTGGGAGTGGAACCTCAAGGACCAGGCGTCCTACCTCGCGGTCAAGCGGGCCAACGAGATGCTGCCGACCAAGATGCGGCGCAAGGTCTGGCAGAGCCAGTACGCGCCGTACAAGATGACCGGCATCAACGCCGGTGCGCCGAGCGAGGTGCACCCGCTGACCATGGCCAAGGTCCACGAGCAGCAGCGGGTCGAGGTCAACGGCCAGGCCGACATCGGCATCTTCGGCGTGCCGTTCATCTGCCCCTACAACGTCAACTCGATCATGAACCCGATCCTGGTGACGTCGATGGGGCTGGGCTACCAGTTCAACATGTACCTGAACAAGCCGATCGTGCGGCAGGGCGGCGTCGGCATCTTCTACCACCCGATGCCGAACGAGTTCCATCCGGTGCACCACCCGAGCTACATCGACTTCTTCGAAGAGGTGCTGGCCGAGACGACCGACCCGGCGCAGCTGGAAGCCAAGTACGAGAAGCAGTTCGCCACCGACGAGTGGTACATCCACCTGTACCGCAACTCGTACGCGTACCACGGCGTGCACCCGTTCTACATGTGGTACTGGGCGTCGCACGCCATGGACCACCTGGGCGACGTGATCTTCGTCGGCGCGGACCGCAAGACCGCCGCACGGCTGGGCTTCCGTACCGCGACGACGCTGGGCGACGCGCTGGAGATGGCCAAGCACACGGTCGGGTCCAGCCCGGAGATCAGCTACCTGCACATGCCGCCGCTGACCCTCGCGGATGTGAGGTAG
- a CDS encoding lysophospholipid acyltransferase family protein, protein MGLISEAKLLSRGRDWRGRSRTPRSAEPWAHKHEPKEFPTAWARTPVTGIVRTAIQRGVLKPVAWSQTRVTVEGREYLDGLRGPAIFIANHSSHLDTPMILGSLPRRFTDRLAVGAAADYFFDARWRAFTTALVFNTFPVERYGSRRLRGLAGRLVDDAWSLLLFPEGTRSQDGWMNPFKVGAAALCISKGIPCVPISLRGTYGAMPRGRNWPRPGRPKVVIRYGRPMRAEAGEGVRDFSFRMMSEVTRLWNEEELGWYEALRASAAGQLSAPTGPKAIAAEATPAIEAAPAAGTDVAPAEPADASRWRRIWESTRPLDDERPRPVWPGR, encoded by the coding sequence ATGGGTCTGATCAGTGAGGCCAAGCTGCTGTCGCGGGGCCGGGACTGGCGTGGCCGGTCCCGCACCCCGCGCTCGGCCGAGCCGTGGGCGCACAAGCACGAGCCGAAGGAGTTCCCGACCGCGTGGGCGCGCACCCCGGTCACCGGCATCGTGCGCACCGCGATCCAGCGCGGCGTGCTCAAGCCGGTGGCCTGGAGCCAGACCCGGGTTACCGTCGAGGGGCGCGAATACCTCGACGGGCTGCGCGGCCCGGCGATCTTCATCGCCAACCACTCCAGCCACCTCGACACGCCGATGATCCTCGGTTCGCTGCCTCGCCGGTTCACCGACCGGCTGGCGGTCGGCGCCGCGGCCGACTACTTCTTCGACGCCCGCTGGCGCGCCTTCACCACCGCGCTGGTGTTCAACACCTTCCCGGTGGAGCGGTACGGGTCGCGCCGGCTGCGCGGGCTCGCCGGCCGGCTGGTCGACGACGCCTGGTCGCTGCTGCTGTTCCCGGAGGGCACCCGGTCGCAGGACGGCTGGATGAACCCGTTCAAGGTGGGCGCCGCGGCGCTGTGCATCTCCAAGGGCATCCCGTGCGTGCCGATCTCGCTGCGCGGCACGTACGGTGCCATGCCGCGCGGCCGCAACTGGCCGCGGCCGGGCCGCCCGAAGGTCGTCATCCGGTACGGCCGGCCGATGCGGGCCGAGGCCGGTGAGGGTGTGCGCGACTTCAGCTTCCGGATGATGTCCGAGGTCACCCGGCTGTGGAACGAGGAGGAGCTCGGCTGGTACGAGGCGCTGCGGGCCTCGGCCGCGGGCCAGCTCTCCGCCCCGACCGGGCCGAAGGCGATCGCCGCCGAGGCCACGCCGGCCATCGAGGCGGCCCCGGCCGCCGGTACCGACGTGGCGCCGGCCGAGCCGGCGGACGCGTCCCGGTGGCGGCGGATCTGGGAGTCCACCCGGCCGCTCGACGACGAGCGCCCCCGCCCGGTCTGGCCCGGCCGCTGA
- the sufB gene encoding Fe-S cluster assembly protein SufB produces MAAQAEELERIGRYQYGWADSDAAGATAKRGLSEAVVRDISAKKSEPEWMLSRRLKGLKLFGRKPMPNWGADLSGIDFDNIKYFVRSTEKQATTWDELPADIKNTYDRLGIPEAEKQRLIAGVAAQYESEVVYHKIREDLEEQGVLFLDTDTGLKEHPELFEEYFGTVIPAGDNKFAALNTAVWSGGSFIYVPKGVHVEIPLQAYFRINTENMGQFERTLIIVDEDAYVHYVEGCTAPIYQSDSLHSAVVEIIVKKGARCRYTTIQNWSTNVYNLVTKRATCEEGATMEWIDGNLGSKVTMKYPSVYLLGEHAKGEVLSVAMAGEGQHQDAGAKMVHQAPNTSSTIISKSIARGGGRTSYRGLVQVLEGSEQSKSTVKCDALLVDAISRSDTYPYVDVREDDVQMGHEATVSKVSEDQLFYLMSRGMTEDEAMAMIVRGFIEPIAKELPMEYALELNRLIEMQMEGAVG; encoded by the coding sequence ATGGCCGCGCAGGCCGAGGAGCTCGAGCGGATCGGCCGCTACCAGTACGGCTGGGCCGACTCGGACGCGGCCGGCGCGACGGCGAAGCGTGGTCTGTCCGAGGCCGTGGTGCGCGACATCTCGGCGAAGAAGAGCGAGCCCGAGTGGATGCTCTCCCGGCGGCTCAAGGGCCTGAAGCTGTTCGGCCGCAAGCCCATGCCGAACTGGGGCGCCGACCTGTCCGGCATCGACTTCGACAACATCAAGTACTTCGTGCGCTCCACCGAGAAGCAGGCGACCACCTGGGACGAGCTGCCGGCGGACATCAAGAACACCTACGACCGGCTCGGTATCCCGGAGGCGGAGAAGCAGCGGCTGATCGCCGGTGTGGCCGCGCAGTACGAGTCGGAGGTCGTGTACCACAAGATCCGCGAGGACCTGGAGGAGCAGGGCGTCCTGTTCCTGGACACCGACACCGGCCTCAAGGAGCACCCGGAGCTGTTCGAGGAGTACTTCGGCACCGTCATCCCGGCCGGTGACAACAAGTTCGCCGCGCTGAACACGGCGGTGTGGTCCGGCGGCTCGTTCATCTACGTGCCGAAGGGCGTGCACGTGGAGATCCCGCTGCAGGCCTACTTCCGGATCAACACCGAGAACATGGGCCAGTTCGAGCGGACGCTGATCATCGTCGACGAGGACGCCTACGTGCACTACGTCGAGGGCTGCACGGCGCCGATCTACCAGTCCGACTCGCTGCACTCGGCGGTCGTGGAGATCATCGTCAAGAAGGGCGCCCGCTGCCGCTACACCACCATCCAGAACTGGTCGACCAACGTCTACAACCTGGTCACCAAGCGCGCCACCTGCGAGGAGGGCGCGACGATGGAGTGGATCGACGGCAACCTCGGCTCCAAGGTGACGATGAAGTACCCGTCGGTCTACCTGCTCGGCGAGCACGCCAAGGGCGAGGTGCTGTCGGTCGCGATGGCCGGCGAGGGCCAGCACCAGGACGCCGGCGCGAAGATGGTGCACCAGGCGCCGAACACGTCCTCGACGATCATCTCCAAGTCGATCGCGCGCGGGGGCGGCCGCACCTCGTACCGCGGGCTGGTGCAGGTGCTGGAGGGCTCCGAGCAGTCCAAGAGCACGGTTAAGTGCGACGCGCTGCTGGTGGACGCGATCTCCCGGTCCGACACCTACCCGTACGTGGACGTGCGCGAGGACGACGTGCAGATGGGCCACGAGGCGACGGTGTCCAAGGTCAGCGAGGACCAGCTCTTCTACCTGATGAGCCGGGGGATGACCGAGGACGAGGCGATGGCGATGATCGTCCGCGGCTTCATCGAGCCGATCGCCAAGGAGCTGCCGATGGAGTACGCGCTGGAGCTCAACCGGCTGATCGAGATGCAGATGGAAGGCGCCGTCGGCTGA
- a CDS encoding COX15/CtaA family protein has protein sequence MSLERVRVSATTVRRLALTTVALNVVLVVTGGAVRLTGSGLGCPTWPKCTDASYHNTPAYGIHGYIEFSNRMLTFVLVGAVVLTFLAALVTNPRRRSLIWLSVLSGATIPAQAVIGGMTVLTDLNPYVVAGHFLFTVLIIAIAYWLWKRSREGDEPAQTLVRSPLRGLTMLLAALTVAVLTIGTVVTGSGPHAGDEDARRTGLDPGMVAQLHADSVMLLIGASVAAWFAFRATRAPAVVQRAAVALVAIELAQGVIGFVQYFTHLPILLVGLHMAGAAAVWLAALVLLFATRSRGPAPEPATVTGPEVVPPGSVPA, from the coding sequence GTGAGTCTGGAACGGGTGCGGGTCTCGGCCACCACGGTTCGCCGACTGGCCCTCACGACGGTGGCGCTCAACGTCGTCCTGGTGGTCACCGGTGGCGCGGTGCGACTGACCGGTTCCGGCCTCGGCTGCCCCACCTGGCCGAAATGTACCGATGCGTCGTACCACAACACCCCGGCGTACGGCATCCACGGCTACATCGAGTTCAGCAACCGGATGCTGACCTTCGTCCTGGTCGGCGCGGTCGTGTTGACGTTCCTCGCGGCCCTGGTGACGAACCCGCGCCGGCGCTCGCTGATCTGGCTGTCGGTGCTGTCCGGGGCGACCATCCCGGCCCAGGCGGTCATCGGCGGCATGACCGTGCTCACCGACCTCAACCCGTACGTGGTCGCCGGGCACTTCCTGTTCACCGTGCTGATCATCGCCATCGCATACTGGCTGTGGAAGCGCAGCCGGGAGGGCGACGAGCCGGCGCAGACGCTGGTCCGGTCGCCGCTGCGCGGGCTGACCATGCTGCTCGCCGCGCTGACCGTCGCGGTGCTCACCATCGGCACCGTGGTCACCGGCTCCGGGCCGCACGCCGGCGACGAGGACGCCCGGCGGACCGGGCTGGACCCGGGCATGGTGGCACAGCTGCACGCCGACTCGGTGATGCTGCTGATCGGGGCGAGCGTCGCGGCCTGGTTCGCGTTCCGGGCGACCCGCGCACCGGCCGTGGTGCAGCGGGCCGCGGTGGCGCTGGTCGCCATCGAGCTGGCGCAGGGGGTGATCGGCTTCGTGCAGTACTTCACCCACCTGCCGATCCTGCTGGTCGGGCTGCACATGGCCGGCGCCGCCGCGGTGTGGCTCGCGGCGCTGGTCCTGCTGTTCGCCACCCGCAGCCGTGGCCCGGCGCCGGAACCGGCGACGGTGACCGGCCCGGAGGTGGTTCCGCCCGGTTCGGTCCCCGCCTGA
- a CDS encoding heme o synthase yields the protein MSTVADREASDAQQSAETAPAVASTPTRAAHARAVFAAYLALTKPRIIELLLITTVPAMFLAAHGLPSIVTMVIVVVGGALAAGSANALNCYIDRDIDQVMRRTSTRPLVRHIVSPRAALVFGLVIGVTSVLLIGLTTNWLAGGLTLAAIFYYDVVYTLLLKRRTAANTFWGGACGSAPVLIGWAAVTGGLGITPWLVFAVVFFWQPPHFWALAIKFKKDYAAAGVPMLPVVASLRRVLVESAIYSWLMVACSIALWPVATSWVYGAVAVVLGALFLFEVHRLLHREKRGQKIKPMYLFHWSITYLTLLFIALAVDAFL from the coding sequence GTGAGTACGGTCGCCGACCGCGAAGCCTCCGACGCGCAGCAGTCCGCGGAGACCGCCCCGGCCGTTGCCTCGACGCCGACGCGGGCCGCGCACGCGAGGGCGGTGTTCGCCGCCTACCTGGCGCTGACCAAGCCGCGCATCATCGAGCTGCTGCTGATCACCACGGTGCCGGCCATGTTCCTCGCCGCGCACGGGTTGCCGAGCATCGTGACGATGGTGATCGTGGTGGTGGGCGGCGCGCTCGCCGCCGGCAGCGCCAACGCGCTCAACTGCTACATCGACCGCGACATCGACCAGGTGATGCGGCGCACCTCGACCCGCCCGCTGGTGCGGCACATCGTCTCGCCGCGCGCGGCGCTGGTGTTCGGGCTGGTCATCGGCGTCACCTCGGTGCTGCTGATCGGGCTGACCACCAACTGGCTGGCCGGCGGGCTGACGCTCGCCGCGATCTTCTACTACGACGTGGTCTACACGCTGCTGCTCAAGCGGCGCACCGCGGCGAACACGTTCTGGGGCGGCGCCTGCGGCAGTGCACCGGTACTGATCGGCTGGGCGGCCGTGACCGGCGGCCTGGGCATCACGCCGTGGCTGGTGTTCGCGGTGGTGTTCTTCTGGCAGCCGCCGCACTTCTGGGCGCTGGCGATCAAGTTCAAGAAGGACTACGCCGCTGCCGGGGTGCCGATGTTGCCGGTGGTCGCCTCGCTGCGCCGGGTGCTGGTGGAGTCGGCGATCTACTCGTGGTTGATGGTCGCCTGCTCGATCGCGCTCTGGCCGGTCGCGACGAGCTGGGTCTACGGCGCGGTCGCGGTGGTGCTCGGCGCGCTGTTCCTGTTCGAGGTGCACCGGCTGCTGCACCGCGAGAAGCGCGGTCAGAAGATCAAGCCGATGTACCTGTTCCACTGGTCGATCACCTACCTGACGCTGTTGTTCATCGCGCTGGCCGTCGACGCCTTCCTGTAG